Proteins from a single region of Malaclemys terrapin pileata isolate rMalTer1 chromosome 23, rMalTer1.hap1, whole genome shotgun sequence:
- the CDK4 gene encoding cyclin-dependent kinase 4 isoform X1 — protein MASRCGARMAKEMRAQYEPVAEIGVGAYGTVYKARDLQTGKFVALKNVRVQTNENGLPLSTVREVALLKRLEHFDHPNIVRLMDVCATTRTERETKVTLVFEHVDQDLKTYLDKTPAPGLPVEKIKDLMRQFLSGLDFLHSNCIVHRDLKPENILVTSSGQVKLADFGLARIYSCQMALTPVVVTLWYRAPEVLLQSTYATPVDMWSVGCIFAEMFRRKPLFCGNSEADQLGKIFDMIGLPAEDDWPLDVALPHCAFTARFPQPVEMFVPEMEKLGAQLLLEMLTFNPYQRISAFNALRHLYLQDKSLVEG, from the exons ATGGCCAG CCGGTGCGGAGCCAGGATGGCGAAGGAGATGCGGGCGCAGTACGAGCCGGTGGCGGAGATCGGCGTCGGCGCCTACGGCACCGTCTACAAGGCCCGGGACTTGCAGACCGGCAAGTTCGTGGCCCTCAAGAACGTGCGCGTCCAGACCAACGAGAACGGGCTGCCGCTCTCCACCGTGCGTGAAGTGGCGCTGCTCAAGCGGTTGGAGCATTTCGACCACCCCAACATCGTCCG GTTGATGGATGTCTGTGCCACCACCCGGACGGAGCGCGAGACCAAGGTGACGCTGGTGTTCGAGCACGTGGATCAGGACCTGAAGACGTATCTGGACAAGACGCCGGCCCCTGGCTTGCCAGTGGAGAAGATAAAG GACCTGATGCGCCAGTTCCTGAGCGGCCTGGACTTCCTGCACTCAAATTGCATCGTGCACCGCGACCTGAAGCCGGAGAACATCCTGGTGACCAGCAGTGGGCAAGTGAAGCTGGCGGACTTCGGCCTGGCCCGGATCTACAGCTGCCAGATGGCCCTGACCCCTGTG GTGGTTACCTTGTGGTACCGCGCCCCGGAAGTGCTGCTCCAGTCGACCTACGCCACCCCCGTGGACATGTGGAGCGTCGGCTGCATCTTTGCCGAGATGTTCCGGCGAAA gcCCCTCTTCTGTGGCAACTCAGAAGCCGACCAGCTGGGCAAGATTTTTGA catgATCGGGCTCCCGGCAGAGGACGACTGGCCCCTGGACGTGGCCCTGCCACACTGCGCCTTCACGGCACGCTTCCCGCAGCCCGTGGAAATGTTTGTGCCAGAGATGGAGAAGCTGGGGGCGCAGCTTCTCTTG
- the CDK4 gene encoding cyclin-dependent kinase 4 isoform X2, with the protein MAKEMRAQYEPVAEIGVGAYGTVYKARDLQTGKFVALKNVRVQTNENGLPLSTVREVALLKRLEHFDHPNIVRLMDVCATTRTERETKVTLVFEHVDQDLKTYLDKTPAPGLPVEKIKDLMRQFLSGLDFLHSNCIVHRDLKPENILVTSSGQVKLADFGLARIYSCQMALTPVVVTLWYRAPEVLLQSTYATPVDMWSVGCIFAEMFRRKPLFCGNSEADQLGKIFDMIGLPAEDDWPLDVALPHCAFTARFPQPVEMFVPEMEKLGAQLLLEMLTFNPYQRISAFNALRHLYLQDKSLVEG; encoded by the exons ATGGCGAAGGAGATGCGGGCGCAGTACGAGCCGGTGGCGGAGATCGGCGTCGGCGCCTACGGCACCGTCTACAAGGCCCGGGACTTGCAGACCGGCAAGTTCGTGGCCCTCAAGAACGTGCGCGTCCAGACCAACGAGAACGGGCTGCCGCTCTCCACCGTGCGTGAAGTGGCGCTGCTCAAGCGGTTGGAGCATTTCGACCACCCCAACATCGTCCG GTTGATGGATGTCTGTGCCACCACCCGGACGGAGCGCGAGACCAAGGTGACGCTGGTGTTCGAGCACGTGGATCAGGACCTGAAGACGTATCTGGACAAGACGCCGGCCCCTGGCTTGCCAGTGGAGAAGATAAAG GACCTGATGCGCCAGTTCCTGAGCGGCCTGGACTTCCTGCACTCAAATTGCATCGTGCACCGCGACCTGAAGCCGGAGAACATCCTGGTGACCAGCAGTGGGCAAGTGAAGCTGGCGGACTTCGGCCTGGCCCGGATCTACAGCTGCCAGATGGCCCTGACCCCTGTG GTGGTTACCTTGTGGTACCGCGCCCCGGAAGTGCTGCTCCAGTCGACCTACGCCACCCCCGTGGACATGTGGAGCGTCGGCTGCATCTTTGCCGAGATGTTCCGGCGAAA gcCCCTCTTCTGTGGCAACTCAGAAGCCGACCAGCTGGGCAAGATTTTTGA catgATCGGGCTCCCGGCAGAGGACGACTGGCCCCTGGACGTGGCCCTGCCACACTGCGCCTTCACGGCACGCTTCCCGCAGCCCGTGGAAATGTTTGTGCCAGAGATGGAGAAGCTGGGGGCGCAGCTTCTCTTG